The sequence CCCAAGGCCATGGATAATGGGGCATGCCGATGTGTTCGTCGTCAATGGTGCTGCCCATTCTGCCGCATCCCACAACGGCACCCCGATAGGTATTTCTGGGCGCGGTGTCTCGCACGGTCTGGAAGGCTTTGCCTTTGGGTTCGGCCATTGGGTTCTCCTCTGGAAGCTGTTAAGCGCTCTTTTGCACGATAAGCAACTCGCGGTGTTCGTTGGTTTCAATGCCCCGCTGAGTGGTGTATTTCTCGAGAATCTGGTTAACGCATTGCCAGTGCTTTTCGATTTCAAATTTTTCGGGCAATGGGACTGTATGTAGCCATAAGAGAAGTGATTCAACATCACAGAACCAATACGCGACGTCGTATTCCATGAGCGCAATAATGCGATTGCCGCGTTGCCGAAAAGTTTTGGCGAGTTCTCTATCAGGAGACCACCAATCCTTGCCAAAACTGTTGCTCGTCCAACCGAATGCTGCCAGGATATTGGACGTATTGCGATGTCCCACGCCCTGAGTGATAAAATATCCTCCCGTGCGTAGCACACGCAAAATCTCATCTATATTGACAACAGAATGTCGATTCAAGACAATATCAAAATTTGAGTCAGGCAATTGCAGCGCATCAGCACTCATGATATTGAAAGAGACGTTGTTTATCTGCATTTTGGATTGGTTCTTATGAGCTGTTTGAATCATTTCGTCGCTGATGTCGATTCCAATGCCCCTGCCGAAGTTCGGTGATAGAGTGAGAAACTTTTCACCGCCACCCGTTCCTATATCAAGGACGCGAGATGATGGCGTGAGGTA comes from Gemmatimonadota bacterium and encodes:
- a CDS encoding class I SAM-dependent methyltransferase; the protein is MTLKELKQIAASVGKIQGWDFSAVRDGRDPVPWDYITLVRNYLTPSSRVLDIGTGGGEKFLTLSPNFGRGIGIDISDEMIQTAHKNQSKMQINNVSFNIMSADALQLPDSNFDIVLNRHSVVNIDEILRVLRTGGYFITQGVGHRNTSNILAAFGWTSNSFGKDWWSPDRELAKTFRQRGNRIIALMEYDVAYWFCDVESLLLWLHTVPLPEKFEIEKHWQCVNQILEKYTTQRGIETNEHRELLIVQKSA